The genomic window TGGTCGCCGTATTCAAAATTTCTGAAATCATTACTATTGTTTTCAGCAAGAAGTAACTGAATTTCATCTCTCAGTAAACCATTAAGTTCTGTAGTAGAGAGGTACTTGTCCTTTGCTACACGTGCTTGAATGCGTTCAATGATTTTTAAGGTAGTGCTTACACCAACGTCAGAAGTTACTAGCACTTCCTCCAAGTTGTCCAAAACATCATCGTCTACGGTAGATTTTCCGGCAACGGCTTTGGTTAATTTACTGAAAAAGCCTTCCTTGGTTTTTTCTAGTCCTTTATCTAGCGCTTCCTGAGCTTCAGGGGCGGTTTCTTTCTTTTTGAAAAAATCGAATAAACCCATAGTTTGATAAAATAAAAAAAGCCCTTCCGTTAATACGGAACGGCTCTTAAGCTATTCTTAAATATTCTTATTTGCTGCTTGCAGCGGCAATAGCATCTTTAACGTGATCATTGTGAACAATTGATTCTTTGAATGAATAAGCACCTGTTTTTGGAGACTTAACCATTGCGATCACTTTTGAATATTCTTTACCAGTACCTGTTTTAAGGGTTGCAACTACTTTCTTTGCCATGTTTTTAAAATTTAATGAGAGAATGTGACTGTTGACAATTCATAATCTATGACTATTATTTGCCTTACACCTTCAACCTTTAATCCTTATTTAATTTCTTTGTGTACAGTTACTTTTCTTAAAACCGGGTTGAATTTTTTCAACTCTAAACGCTCAGTAGTGTTTTTACGGTTTTTAGTAGAAATATATCTAGACATACCAGGCATACCACTTGTTTTATGCTCTGTGCATTCTAAAATAACTTGAACTCTGTTACCTTTTTTTGCCATTTCTTTATCTATTTATACCGAAAAATCGGTAAATGTTTTTACAAATATCCTTTTTTCATGAAACGATTAATCGCTTCAGAAACACCAATTTTATTGATGGTTTTAATAGCCGAAGTAGATACTTTTAGCGTTATCCAACGATCTTCTTCAGGGATATAAAATTTCTGAAGTTGTAGGTTAGGATAAAACTTGCGCTTAGTTTTAACGTTCGAGTGAGAAACGTTATGTCCTTTCATCGCGGTTTTTCCTGTTAAATCACAAACTCTTGACATGACTTTATTTTGTTATTTGTTATTCGTCGCTTAATTCTTTTTAAGAGCCTGCAAATATCAGAATAATTTTTCTAACCGTCAAGTGTGTCGTAAAAATATTTTGAGATATTTTTTTGCGTATTAAAAATAGCTAGGTTATTAGCTGTTAGGCTACTAGTTAAATACATCAGCTATGCGATAAAATTGAGCTATAACAAGCATTTTTCTCATTAAAATACCAAGTTCTAAGTATTTTAAGTGTTTCCTATAAGCCATATTTTTGTTAGCAATTTTATATTGAACAAATAAAGCCATTGGGCTTATAGTTAAAGATATAATACTAAGTTGAAAGCTCTAATTAAGCCTTTGCCAAAAGCAGAGGCTTTTTCTTTCTTATCGAGAATTGGTAAACTCGAAATAAAATCAGCCGTTTTTTAAGAGTATGTTTATAAAATTGAAACGATTTTGATGTTTTTATAGCATTTTATTACTTAATTTAGCAATCGAACAAATCCAAAACCTATTATAGATATACTATGCAAATCAAATCTTTTGAGCAGTATGAAGAAAGCTACAAAAAAAGTATTGAAAATCCAGAGCAATTTTGGGGCGAAGTAGCCCAAAACTTTCAGTGGAGAAAACCTTGGTACAAAGTTCTTTCGTGGAATTTTGAAGAGCCCACCATCAAATGGTTCGAAGGAGCTAAACTTAACATCACAGAGAACTGTTTAGATAGACATTTAGAACATAATGGAAATAAACCAGCCATTATATGGGAACCAAATGACCCAGAGCAAGATAGTGTAACCATTACTTATAGAATGTTGCACGAGCGGGTTTGCCGCTTTGCAAATGTGCTTAAGCGCAATGGTGCAAAAAAAGGAGATAGGGTTTGTATTTATATGCCAATGGTGCCAGAATTGGCGATAGCCGTATTGGCCTGTGCTCGTATTGGGGCAGTACATTCTGTTATTTTTGGTGGTTTTTCTGCCAAATCTATTGCCGATAGAATTAACGACTCGCAATGTAAATTGGTAGTTACTGCCGATGGTGTATACCGTGGTGCCAAACCTATTCCGTTGAAAGATGTAATTGACGATGCCTTAATTGGTTGCCCTACTGTAGAAAAAGTAATTGTACTTACCCATGTAAGAACACCTGTAAGTATGTTAAAAGGTAGAGATGTGTGGTGGGAAGATGAATTGAAACACGTAAATGCTGTTTGTGAGGCCGAAGAAATGGACGCCGAAGATCTGCTGTTTATACTGTATACTTCGGGCTCTACTGGTAAACCTAAGGGTGTAGTACATACTTGTGGCGGCTATATGGTTTATGCTGGTTATACGTTTAGTAATGTATTCAACTATCAGCCAGATGAGGTTTATTTCTGCACGGCAGATATAGGTTGGATTACTGGCCACTCTTACATTGTTTACGGGCCACTTTCGCAAGGAGCTACCTCATTAATTTTTGAAGGCGTACCTACTTATCCAACACCTTCTCGTTTTTGGGATATCGTAGAAAAACACAAAGTAAACACATTATATACAGCGCCAACGGCAATTAGATCTTTAATGGGCTTTGGTGATGAGCCATTGAAAGGAAAAGATTTAAGCTCGTTAAGGGTTTTAGGTTCGGTGGGGGAGCCAATTAACGAAGAAGCGTGGCATTGGTTTGATGAAAAAATTGGTGGCGGAAAGGCGCCAATTGTAGATACTTGGTGGCAAACCGAAACTGGTGGTATCATGATTTCGCCAATAGCTACGGTAACTAAAACCAAACCTAGCTTTGCTACTTTGCCTTTACCGGGTATACAGCCTATTTTGGTAGATGAAAACGGTGTAGAAATAGAAGGCAATGGTGTAAGTGGAAATCTTTGCATTAGATTTCCATGGCCGGGTATGCTGCGTACCACTTATGGAGACCATGAGCGTTGTAAACAGACTTATTTTTCTACCTATCCGGGAATGTATTTTACTGGCGATGGCTGTTTGAGAGATGAGGATGGCTATTACAGAATTACAGGTAGGGTAGATGACGTGTTGAACGTTTCTGGACACAGAATTGGTACTGCCGAGGTAGAGAATGCCATTAATATGCATGCTGGTGTGGTAGAAAGTGCGGTAGTGGGTTATCCTCACGATGTAAAAGGACAAGGGATTTACGCCTTTATCATCTATCCAAATCATCATCAAGATGCAGAACTAACTAAAAAAGATATTCTACAAACTGTAACTAGGGTTATTGGCGCTATTGCCAAACCAGATAAGATGTTGTTTGTATCTGGCTTGCCAAAAACCAGATCTGGTAAAATTATGCGTAGAATTTTGAGAAAAATTGCCGAAGGCGATACTTCAAACTTGGGCGATACCTCAACTTTGTTAGATCCAGCGGTAGTAGACGAGATTATAGCTGCTGCAAAAGCTTAAGAAGCATCATATTATAATTAAGGGCAGGTTTTAATTAACTTGCCCTTTTTGTTTTACTTCAAATTTATTTTTGGCTGTAAATCAGATTTTTAGTCTGTGTTTATGGTTGTTTTGCTTCTATAAGCATTACATCAGCCAAATGATATTTGCATATAGCTTAATTACATTTTTTGAAACATAGTGGATGTAAATTTGTTCTTCTAACTCAATCATAAATTAATTTTAAAAAGTACATTATGGATAAGTTAGAATTAAAAGGAAAATGGAATGAGTTAAAAGGTAAAGTTAAACAAGCTTATGCCGATTTAACGGATGACGATTTAAAACACGAGGAGGGAAAAGATGAAGAGTTATTGGGGAAATTACAGCAAAAAACTGGGAAAGGTAGAGAAGAGTTAGTGAAGTGGATTAACTCATTATAAAAACTCCACAAGGAGTTAAACAGGTCGGAAGGTTTTCTTCCGGCTTTTTTTTTGCTTGTTGATGAAAAAAGGCCAGTGAAAAAAATCACTGACCTCATGGTTATTGTGTGTAGGAGTATTAAAATTAGTGTGCGTCTACTGGGATGTTAGTATTTTTCTTAAATTTCTGTAAGAACAACAAAGGAATAGAGCAAAGCATTACTGCACCTGCCACCCAATAAGCATCGCTATAAGTAAGTAACATGGTTTGTTTAATTACCGCACCTTCAATGGCTTTCATGGCCATTAATTTGGCATCTAAGAATGAAGCTCCTTTTGCCATAAAATTGTGCATCAAGCCATTTAGTCTTTCTGTAAATGCAGGATTTTGTTCATTCACATTTACTAACAAATTGCTACGGTGAAATCCTTGGCGAACGTGGATTAAGGTAGTTAACGCAGCAATACCAAATGAGCCGCCCAATTGGCGCATCATGTTATTTAAACCAGAACCTTGCCCAATTTCAGCACCTTTTAAATCTTGTATAGCCAAAGTGGTTAGCGGAACAAATAATAAAGCCATTCCAAAACCTCTAATTACCAATGGCCAGAAAAACTGATCTGTACCAGATGATAATGTAGATTTGCTCAACATGTGGCAGAAGACGAAGAATAAAATCATCCCGCCGGTAGCCATAATTTGAGCTGGTACGCCTTTTTTAAGCATAATACCAATAAAAGGCATCATCGCAATGGTACAAATACCGCCAGCAATGAAAAGTTCTCCAGTTTGTAGTGGCGAAAAACCTAGCAAGTTCTGACAGAAAATTGGAAATACGAATACTGAACCGTACAAGCCAAATCCTAGCACAAAGGAGGTAATCATCCCAATGGAGAAACTTCTATGCCTCATAATCTTGAAATTCACGATAGGATGATCGGTGCTCAATTCTCTCCAGATGAAAAGTAAAAGCCCAAATACCGAGGCTACCGCCAGGGCCGTAATGTAAGGCGTGGCAAACCAATCTTCGCTTTCGCCTTTTTCCAAAACAGTTTGTAAACTACCAATGGCAATGGCAAGCAGTACAATTCCCCACCAGTCGATAGGTGCACCTTTGCCATCCTTAGGCGTTTCTCTAACAAACATATAGGTTAAATAAGCGGCTAGAATTCCTACTGGAATATTTACGTAGAAAATCCAAGGCCAGGTG from Pedobacter sp. SL55 includes these protein-coding regions:
- the acs gene encoding acetate--CoA ligase; this encodes MQIKSFEQYEESYKKSIENPEQFWGEVAQNFQWRKPWYKVLSWNFEEPTIKWFEGAKLNITENCLDRHLEHNGNKPAIIWEPNDPEQDSVTITYRMLHERVCRFANVLKRNGAKKGDRVCIYMPMVPELAIAVLACARIGAVHSVIFGGFSAKSIADRINDSQCKLVVTADGVYRGAKPIPLKDVIDDALIGCPTVEKVIVLTHVRTPVSMLKGRDVWWEDELKHVNAVCEAEEMDAEDLLFILYTSGSTGKPKGVVHTCGGYMVYAGYTFSNVFNYQPDEVYFCTADIGWITGHSYIVYGPLSQGATSLIFEGVPTYPTPSRFWDIVEKHKVNTLYTAPTAIRSLMGFGDEPLKGKDLSSLRVLGSVGEPINEEAWHWFDEKIGGGKAPIVDTWWQTETGGIMISPIATVTKTKPSFATLPLPGIQPILVDENGVEIEGNGVSGNLCIRFPWPGMLRTTYGDHERCKQTYFSTYPGMYFTGDGCLRDEDGYYRITGRVDDVLNVSGHRIGTAEVENAINMHAGVVESAVVGYPHDVKGQGIYAFIIYPNHHQDAELTKKDILQTVTRVIGAIAKPDKMLFVSGLPKTRSGKIMRRILRKIAEGDTSNLGDTSTLLDPAVVDEIIAAAKA
- a CDS encoding DUF4295 domain-containing protein, giving the protein MAKKVVATLKTGTGKEYSKVIAMVKSPKTGAYSFKESIVHNDHVKDAIAAASSK
- a CDS encoding CsbD family protein codes for the protein MDKLELKGKWNELKGKVKQAYADLTDDDLKHEEGKDEELLGKLQQKTGKGREELVKWINSL
- the rpmG gene encoding 50S ribosomal protein L33, which translates into the protein MAKKGNRVQVILECTEHKTSGMPGMSRYISTKNRKNTTERLELKKFNPVLRKVTVHKEIK
- the rpmB gene encoding 50S ribosomal protein L28, which gives rise to MSRVCDLTGKTAMKGHNVSHSNVKTKRKFYPNLQLQKFYIPEEDRWITLKVSTSAIKTINKIGVSEAINRFMKKGYL
- a CDS encoding DHA2 family efflux MFS transporter permease subunit; amino-acid sequence: MAEVGLKKWIITITVITAALLELIDTTIVNVALPQIQGNLGATLEDVAWLSTGYAVANVIILPMSGWLGSRFGRKNYFLFSIILFTVASFLCGNADNLWELVAFRILQGLAGGGLISTAQAILIETWPREDVGIATALFGLGAVVGPTIGPTIGGYILEITTWPWIFYVNIPVGILAAYLTYMFVRETPKDGKGAPIDWWGIVLLAIAIGSLQTVLEKGESEDWFATPYITALAVASVFGLLLFIWRELSTDHPIVNFKIMRHRSFSIGMITSFVLGFGLYGSVFVFPIFCQNLLGFSPLQTGELFIAGGICTIAMMPFIGIMLKKGVPAQIMATGGMILFFVFCHMLSKSTLSSGTDQFFWPLVIRGFGMALLFVPLTTLAIQDLKGAEIGQGSGLNNMMRQLGGSFGIAALTTLIHVRQGFHRSNLLVNVNEQNPAFTERLNGLMHNFMAKGASFLDAKLMAMKAIEGAVIKQTMLLTYSDAYWVAGAVMLCSIPLLFLQKFKKNTNIPVDAH